A section of the Apodemus sylvaticus chromosome 10, mApoSyl1.1, whole genome shotgun sequence genome encodes:
- the Rmi2 gene encoding recQ-mediated genome instability protein 2, with protein MAAAASESPSSGGPGAVRLPRSPPLKVLAGQLRQHAEGGPGAWRLSRAALGRAPLELVAVWMQGTVLAAEGGQARLRDPSGAFSVRGLERVPRGRPCLLPGKYVMVMGVVQACSPEPCLQAVKITDLSDNPVHESMWELEVEDLHKSIP; from the exons ATGGCGGCTGCGGCTTCCGAGTCGCCGTCCTCCGGTGGCCCCGGGGCCGTGCGGCTGCCGCGCTCGCCGCCACTCAAGGTGCTGGCAGGACAGCTGCGGCAGCACGCAGAGGGTGGCCCGGGCGCGTGGCGGCTGTCGCGGGCGGCATTGGGCCGCGCCCCGCTGGAGCTGGTGGCCGTGTGGATGCAGGGTACCGTGCTGGCGGCGGAAGGCGGCCAGGCGCGGCTGCGCGACCCGAGCGGGGCCTTCTCCGTGCGCGGCCTGGAGCGCGTCCCACGCGGCCGGCCTTGCCTGCTCCCAG gaAAATATGTGATGGTGATGGGGGTGGTTCAGGCCTGCAGTCCTGAGCCCTGCCTGCAGGCCGTGAAGATCACGGATCTTTCTGACAATCCTGTCCACGAAAGCATGTGGGAGCTGGAGGTGGAAGACTTACACAAGAGCATTCCTTAG